The bacterium BMS3Abin08 genomic interval CGCCTGCTACATGCGGGGACAAGCTTAAGGACTGCCGGAATGACAGATAGAGAGACTGACTTTATACACAGACTCTATTAAAAGTCTGTGTATAAACTGTTGTTTTATATTTTTGTCATACCCGAAGTCTGTAGTCGGGTATCCAGAAGTTACTGAAAAGACTGGATTCCCGCCCAACAGACCGCGGGAATGACGGCTCTATTGTTGAGTTTATACACAGACTCTATTTAGGATTCGTGTACAAAGTCGAACAGTTGTCGTTATTCCGTCATTCCCCGAAAGCTTTCGGGGAATCGTTCTTCAAGAAGGATTTCCGACTCCCGAATGCGTTCGGGATTGCGGGAATGACAAATACATGCAGTTTATACACAGGCCCTAATTAAAAAGGCGGAAAAAGACCGGGGCGGTGAGGGGGGTCACTTGATTTTAATGTCGGTGTTGTATTAAGATAGAACTCCAATTTTCATTGAGGAGGACAGATGGTAAAGAAGAATCTATCAGCTCTCAAGCGTGTAAGACAGGCAGACAAACGTGCCCTCAGAAACAGGGCATGGAAGAGTCGTATAAAGACAATCGTCAAGAAGGTTGATACTGCGGTCGGCGCAAAAGATGCCGAGACTGCGCAGGATGCGCTGAAGGAGGCTATCAAGGTAATCTCCAAGGCATCCTCAAAGGGCATAATACACAGAAACACTGCTTCACGGAAAATATCAAGGCTTATGAAGAAGGTTACCGCCGCCTTCAGATCTGAAGCAGCTTGATCAGGAGTTCCTCAAGGGGATACTCTCCTCCTGAGGACTTCAGTCTTCTGTCCGCCTCAAGCATATATTTAAAGGCCTTGCGATAGTACCCCCCCCTCTCCTTTCCGGATTTCCTGTAAAGGTCGGCAAACTTCCAGTTTATTGCTCCAATAATTGAATATGGGTCAAGGCCTTCTTTTAAAGAGTTGAATATCCTGAAGGTCTTCTTGGCGTCCTTCTGGATGATTGAACCGGCAAGGTTGAAGACATTGGACTGGACAGTGCCGGGAAGTGTCTGGTGGATATCATCCAGCCCTATCCCCTCCTTTCCGAGGAGGCTCAGCTTCTCAATCTCCGAGTATATCCTTCCGGCATCACCACCCGTAATTGCCATGATGTAGTTCAGCGCATCCGGATCAATTGAAACCCCGACCCCCCTGGCTACGCCTCCCGCCCAGAGCCTCAGCTCACGCTCCTTCATATCAAGGGCGAACAGATTGTGGCCGTTGAGGAGCTCTTTCAGCAGGGCCGGAGGTGATTTGGTTGCAAGCATCACGAGAAGCGAATCCGGCGCAGGGTCTTTCAGGTAGCCTGACAGCACCTTTATATCAGCTTTCTTTAATGCCTGTGTGTTCTTGAGGATTACGGTCTTACGTCCTCCAAAGAAACCTGCGGTATTGAGGACCCCGATGACATCCTTTATGGCAGATACTGATCCTGAAGAGTTTTCCATATCAAAGGCCATAAGGGAGAAAGAGCGTTTCTCAGGAGGTATCTTGTCCGTTATCCTTGATGTTGCCTCACTCAGAAAAAAGGGATCCTTTGAATAAAGGAAATAAAACCCTGACGGAAACCCCTTTTCCGCTTCTTTTATGAATTTTTTTAAGCCCATATTCAGTGTTCCCGTTTAATTCAAGGCAACTGCTCACGAAGGTGCGGTCAAACTCCGTCATTTACAGAGCCGGGGCATCACGGCTTCAGAAGACATCTCATCCGGGAGAGTATAATATCCTGGCAATTATCCTCTGGCTGAGATCCCTGAGTGCCTTGTAGTTTGCGACTTCCTTCCGGGCCTGGATGGCCTGAATACTCTCGGCTGCGGCAAAGGTCTCAAGAAATTCAGAGGCCAGCCCCTTGAACTCCCTTATCGAACCATCCGGGAGAGAGAGTTTTACGTCCGCCTTTATCTCTATCCGGTATTCTGCGGAAAGGTCGTTCCTGATGCTTACGGTTGAGAGACGGTATTCCTTTATCAGGACTACAAGGGACGGGCCTTCAGATCCGGATGTGTGGATTCCATGCTTAAGCGCCTCTTCAGTGAACGCCTCTATGAACCTGTCCTGGAGTCCCGGCTCGGATGTATGATTCTCCACCTTCTTCAGGATGATTGACGAAAACGGAAGATCAGAGGTCCTCTGGACTCTGTAACCGCAGGAGATGAAAAGGGGTAATACCAACAGCAGTATCAGGAAGTGTCTCAACCTCTCTTCCCCTTTCTTCTGAAAATATGATGCAAGCCGGAATTGAACCTGTCGAGAAGCCTCCTTGCCCAGACGAATTCTCCGGCAAGTATCGCAAGCGCAAGCGGTATTACCACCGACGCAGGGCCGGGCAGCACGATGAGTAACAGGCCGACCAGAAGCAGTGTGAATCCCACGACTATCCGAATTATTCTCTTCGCCTGAGGCAGTGTCTTGACGGTTATACGGCTTATAAAGAGTCTGAATGCGCTGACCATTGGTTAATCTATTATAGAAGGAGCATTTTTGAGAAAGCAAATCCCTGGGGGGCCGGGCATGGTATTACCAGCTTCCTCCTCCACCGCCGCCGAAACCTCCTCCCGAGGATCCTCCTCCAGAAAAGCCCCCGCTTCCGGCGCCACTGCTCCTCGGCGCGGTAAACATAGCCTGTCCCATGCTCGAAAGAGAGGTCTCCAGGGAACGGTTGAATGAGACGGTATCGAACGTCACATAACCACGGGGGGTGACATACCAGCCGGGGGGCTCCTGATATATGCCCTCAAATGCCTTTGCCCACCGGTCCGAGACGTCGAGCGCTATGGCATAAGGGAGGTATTTCTCGAAGAGTTTCTTGTCTGCCATTCTCTCAAGACGGTCCTTCGCGGCACGTGTAAGGAACTCCTCGAATCCCCTGCATGCCTGATAGATCTTTGCCCCCTTTACTGTTTTTGCAGGCATAATCCTTGAAAAGGCGGCGATTATTCCTCCTGTAACGACAAACGCCGCTATCGACTTCAGCGGGGACAGGGAGAGAAGATCTCCAGGGAAGATGCCTGCAAAACCTCCCAGTACCGCAACTGATATCCCCACAGACAGGTAG includes:
- the rpsT gene encoding 30S ribosomal protein S20 yields the protein MVKKNLSALKRVRQADKRALRNRAWKSRIKTIVKKVDTAVGAKDAETAQDALKEAIKVISKASSKGIIHRNTASRKISRLMKKVTAAFRSEAA
- a CDS encoding DNA polymerase III subunit delta; the encoded protein is MGLKKFIKEAEKGFPSGFYFLYSKDPFFLSEATSRITDKIPPEKRSFSLMAFDMENSSGSVSAIKDVIGVLNTAGFFGGRKTVILKNTQALKKADIKVLSGYLKDPAPDSLLVMLATKSPPALLKELLNGHNLFALDMKERELRLWAGGVARGVGVSIDPDALNYIMAITGGDAGRIYSEIEKLSLLGKEGIGLDDIHQTLPGTVQSNVFNLAGSIIQKDAKKTFRIFNSLKEGLDPYSIIGAINWKFADLYRKSGKERGGYYRKAFKYMLEADRRLKSSGGEYPLEELLIKLLQI
- a CDS encoding putative transmembrane protein produces the protein MVSAFRLFISRITVKTLPQAKRIIRIVVGFTLLLVGLLLIVLPGPASVVIPLALAILAGEFVWARRLLDRFNSGLHHIFRRKGKRG